A window from Drosophila nasuta strain 15112-1781.00 chromosome 3, ASM2355853v1, whole genome shotgun sequence encodes these proteins:
- the LOC132793124 gene encoding glucose-induced degradation protein 8-A homolog gives MASRNQRPFWANRMKSYQCKQANINRLIMSYLLREGYKDASRSFQAQAKLESGAKLDSAEYRNAVRAGQLQYAMEMAKKLYKKFDADNYMYFHMQQLQLFEILRQRKKAEAISSNPDAAVNPSPPPEKLTGTPIADIWSLADNSDLDSSILKLEETKSMEPRLVFLIKLILWAQNKLDNEHVCIDHMRQNFEMDSVGDYEMELMCALQHSV, from the exons ATGGCGAGTAGAAATCAACGACCATTCTGGGCCAATCGCATGAAGAGCTATCAATGCAAGCAGGCCAACATTAATCGGCTAATTATGAGTTATTTACTGAGGG AGGGCTACAAGGACGCATCGCGCTCGTTTCAAGCACAAGCCAAGCTTGAATCGGGTGCCAAGTTGGACAGTGCGGAGTATCGAAATGCAGTGCGAGCTGGTCAATTGCAGTATGCCATGGAGATGGCCAAGAAACTATACAAAAAGTTTGATGCCGACAATTACATGTACTTTCAcatgcagcagctgcaactctTTGAAATACTCCGTCAACGGAAGAAAGCTGAAGCAATCAGCTCGAATCCTGACGCAGCAGTGAATCCTTCCCCACCACCAGAGAAGCTAACGGGCACTCCAATTGCCGACATCTGGTCGTTGGCAGACAATAGTGATCTCGACTCGTCCATATTGAAGCTCGAGGAGACCAAGAGCATGGAGCCTCGCCTGGTGTTCCTTATCAAGCTTATTCTTTGGGCCCAGAACAAGCTCGATAATGAACATGTGTGCATCGATCACATGCGACAAAATTTCGAAATGGATAGCGTTGGCGATTATGAAATGGAACTGATGTGTGCTCTGCAGCACAGCGTTTAG
- the LOC132789958 gene encoding dynein light chain roadblock-type 2, producing the protein MSQEVEETLKRIQSHKGVVGTIVVNNEGIPVKSTLDNTTTVQYAGLMSQLADKARSVVRDLDPSNDMTFLRVRSKKHEIMVAPDKDFILIVIQNPTD; encoded by the exons ATG TCGCAAGAAGTCGAAGAAACGCTCAAACGAATTCAAAGTCACAAAGGCGTCGTTGGCACAATTGTCGTCAATAATGAAG GTATTCCAGTGAAGTCAACACTAGACAATACGACGACCGTACAATACGCTGGATTGATGAGTCAGCTGGCAGATAAGGCTCGCAGTGTGGTGCGTGATCTGGATCCATCTAACGATATGACATTCCTACGAGTCCGTTCCAAGAAGCACGAAATTATGGTCGCTCCCGACAAGGACTTTATTCTTATTGTTATTCAAAATCCAACAGATTAA
- the LOC132789957 gene encoding dynein light chain roadblock-type 2, translating to MFQSPPEKPRRTLRYVEEAFRQIQQKKNIRDIVIINERGHPVKSTMEHEDAVKFVGYFQEIRGRLERGMEKIDPTDELLMIRVRTKFHEVLLSPDSKITFIVVQNAEK from the exons ATGTTCCAGAGCCCCCCagaaaaa CCACGTCGAACTCTTCGTTATGTGGAAGAAGCATTCAGACAGAtccaacaaaagaaaaatatacgcgatatagttattattaatgAGCGTGGACATCCAGTAAAAAGCACAATGGAACACGAAGATGCAGTTAAATTTGTTGGTTACTTTCAAGAGATTCGTGGCAGATTGGAGAGAGGCATGGAGAAAATTGATCCCACCGATGAACTGCTAATGATAAGAGTACGCACGAAATTTCACGAAGTATTATTAAGTCCCGATTccaaaataacttttattgtCGTGCAAAAcgcagaaaaataa
- the LOC132793268 gene encoding protein hunchback → MKTLVLSPDDLQNFNKFIYDPKSAAQLAASAGAIAAAAAHGGHGHGQAGVQLVAGGAAVPVPTVSTSAGVGVASGVGASAAANKQLMALHYYLNHQGNSYMAQQPGGNSVAQQQQQQQQQLLAQSQTQLKQLQLKQPTIHQHQQHISYHHHHPYYQQQATPTHNSHTHSHSHTLAHTQHTHSHSSHPAATHHGQQHKVQLQSNHQQQQQNQLPVHALNQNSNFSAASSSTGGTASSSHAPTQQSNGSSVSPTIISHQPRSVAAAVAAAAGSNSNNIAAAANALLRATATVATGGVAAATSVSALASSSSSSSSSSSSSSASSTSATTSSSGSAAANCAKKLKTEPLLSQYNQTERLNFANTYIVWSEEHWRRVVFHDERRFNLDGPDGFSYYYHDLRNYERKLSQRPRGNSVYIYLMICVGGPIHLEVSSAKQRPESCIEAIMRERPNIVSKLGGNTDFVLQDHNWMSHALPTAQELLNAEGLKTQKWPTIAHDLNIMENIWGWLIREVFDGGRKFSRKDDLIFRIKEAWSRLPHDLITNLYSTLPERITELYYTQGVYTNC, encoded by the coding sequence ATGAAAACGCTTGTGCTGAGTCCAGACGATCTGCAGAACTTTAACAAGTTCATCTACGATCCCAAATCGGCCGCCCAGCTGGCTGCTAGCGCCGgagcaattgcagcagccgccgccCATGGTGGACATGGTCATGGTCAGGCAGGTGTGCAGCTGGTGGCAGGTGGCGCCGCTGTGCCCGTTCCCACGGTGAGCACATCGGCGGGCGTTGGTGTCGCCTCCGGTGTGGGTGCTAGTGCTGCTGCCAACAAGCAGTTGATGGCGTTGCACTACTATCTGAATCATCAGGGCAACAGCTATATGGCCCAGCAGCCCGGTGGCAACAGTGtggcacaacagcagcagcagcagcaacaacaattgctggCACAGTCGCAGACACAGCTgaagcaactgcagctgaagCAGCCGACAAtacatcagcatcagcagcacaTTAGctaccatcatcatcatccctACTATCAGCAGCAGGCGACGCCGACGCACAacagtcacacacactcacacagtcacacactcgcgcacacacaacacacacacagtcacagcaGCCATCCAGCAGCGACACATCATGGCCAACAACACAAGGTGCAGTTGCAATCGaatcaccagcagcagcaacagaatcAACTGCCAGTGCATGCGCTGAATCAGAACTCCAATTTCTCGGCAGCCAGTTCCAGCACGGGAGGCACTGCATCCTCCAGCCATGCGCCCACACAACAATCGAATGGCTCCAGCGTTTCACCCACCATCATCAGTCATCAGCCAcgctctgttgctgctgccgttgctgccgccgctggcagcaatagcaacaacattgcTGCGGCAGCGAATGCATTGCTGCGTGCCACAGCCACGGTGGCAACCGGTGGTGTAGCAGCTGCAACATCAGTGTCTGCATTggcgtcgtcatcatcgtcgtcgtcatcgtcatcctcgTCGTCGTCCGCCTCATCAACGTCCGCAACAACGTCGTCGTCGGGATCTGCGGCTGCCAATTGTGCCAAGAAACTGAAAACGGAACCGTTGCTCTCCCAATACAATCAAACCGAGCGCCTCAATTTTGCCAACACGTACATTGTGTGGAGCGAGGAGCATTGGCGTCGTGTCGTCTTCCACGATGAGCGACGCTTCAATCTCGATGGTCCCGATGGTTTCTCCTACTATTATCACGATCTGCGCAACTACGAGCGCAAATTGTCGCAACGGCCGCGCGGCAACTCTGTCTACATCTACCTGATGATCTGTGTGGGCGGACCCATCCATCTGGAGGTGTCGTCAGCCAAACAACGTCCCGAATCCTGCATTGAGGCCATCATGCGTGAGCGTCCCAATATCGTTAGCAAACTGGGCGGCAACACAGACTTTGTGCTCCAGGATCACAATTGGATGTCGCACGCTCTGCCCACCGCCCAGGAGCTGCTAAATGCCGAGGGACTGAAAACCCAGAAGTGGCCAACAATCGCCCATGACCTGAACATTATGGAGAACATTTGGGGTTGGCTCATTCGTGAGGTGTTCGACGGCGGACGCAAGTTTTCGCGGAAAGACGATTTGATATTTCGCATCAAGGAGGCGTGGTCACGACTGCCCCATGATCTGATCACGAACCTGTACAGCACACTTCCCGAGCGAATCACCGAGCTGTATTACACTCAAGGCGTCTACACGAATTGTTGA